The Salmo salar chromosome ssa04, Ssal_v3.1, whole genome shotgun sequence genomic sequence ttgaggatttaaaacaaaatgtaatccattttagaataaggctgtaatgtaacaaaatatggtaaacgtcaaggggtctgaatactttcccaatgcataGGCTTACCTGCACTGATGGGGGCAAGGAactcccccagctctctctctgcatggGGGGTGAAGCGCACCTCCAGACTGGTCACAGGAGGCTCCCTGATCCAGCCAGCGATGGTGCTGTAGGCCTCTTCATCATAGCAAGGCCTAGCACTATCCTCCACTGGCTCCAATGGCTTGGCATTAGGGCCATCTGAAGCCTGAGACTTTCCTACAGAGCTCCCCAGGGTGAGGCAGTCATCTCCCTCGCTAATGTAGGCCTTGAGCTCCCCCAGCACAGTGGTGAGGTCTTTGCCCAGGGTTTTCGAAGCAGAAGAGCTGGAGGCATCGCCTGGACGGAGGATGTGAACTTTGGATTTGTCTTTTGAGTGGAGTATTCTGGGGTCTGCGTTATGACTATCCTGTCTCTCAACCCCCAAGTCCAACTGGGGATCAACAGTACAGGAGAAAGAAGCTACTGAGTCTGAATGCAGCGTCTCCACACTGGTGGTCCCCTCTTCTGATGGTACACTGGTGGTCCCCTCTTCCGATGGTACACTGGTGGTCCCCTCTTCTGATGGTACACTGGTGGTCCCCTCTTCTGATGGTACACTGGTGGTCCCCTCTTCCGATGGTACACTGGTGGTCCGCTCTTCCGATGGTACACTGGTGGTCCCCTCTTCCGATGGTACACTGGTGGTCCCCTCTTCCGATGGTACACTGGTGGTCCCCTCTTCCGATGGTACACTGGTGGTCCCCTCTTCCGATGGTACACTGGTGGTCCCCTCTTCAGATGGTACACTGGTGGTCCCCTCTTCAGATGGTACACTGGTGGTCCCCTCTTCAGATGGTACACTGGTGGTCCCCTCTTCCGATGGTACACTGGTGGTCCCCTCTTCCGATGGTACACTGGTGGTCCCCTCTTCCGATGGTACACTGGTGGTCCCCTCTTCCGATGGTACACTGGTGGTCCCCTCTTCCGATGGTACACTGGTGGTCCCCTCTTCCGATGGTACACTGGTGGTCCCCTCTTCCGATGGTACACTGGTGGTCCCCTCTTCCGATGGTACACTGGTGGTCCCCTCTTCCGATGGTACACTGGTGGTCCCCTCTTCCGATGGTACACTGGTGGTCCCCTCTTCTGATGGTACACTGGTGGTCCCCTCTTCCGATGGTACACTGGTGGTCCCCTCTTCCGATGGTACACTGGTGGTCCCCTCTTCTGATGGTACACTGGTGGTCCCCTCTTCTGATGGTACACTGGTGGTCCCCTCTTCTGATGGTACACTGGTGGTCCCCTCTTCTGATGGTACACTGGTGCTCTCAGGTTGGACGCCAGAGTCATAAGTATCTGTGTCAATGTCCAGTCTACTGTGTGGGGAGTCATAGTCAGAGATGTAGGGTTTGATATCGAGGACAGGGGTTCCTTCGATCATGTCTATCTCACTCAGATGAAGTGTGTCACCTTAAAGTAGAAAGTGAACTGTTTATTTCATAAAATACACCAATCCACATAGCAGGAAGTTCGACACTGAACAAGTGTGCCTATGGCATGCCAAGCTTAGCAATTATGGGGACAATAAGCCTAAGCATACCTGCAATGATGTTGAACACAcccacaaactctctctca encodes the following:
- the trmo gene encoding tRNA (adenine(37)-N6)-methyltransferase isoform X1; protein product: MSATCNCTEHVNKLNQQISVMRKEIKNLRQLLDSAVRSHRKHMTSLQSALTHIGQSRSPKSQPRPQADLETQNSLEKGTIQTVPIGYISSCFSVKNGTPRQPTICGPSRATLQIQQSVFNNPEHSLVGLDNYSHVWVIFLFHKNGHLSYKAKVKPPRLNGQRVGVYSTRSPHRPNALGLTLAKLDRVTGDTLHLSEIDMIEGTPVLDIKPYISDYDSPHSRLDIDTDTYDSGVQPESTSVPSEEGTTSVPSEEGTTSVPSEEGTTSVPSEEGTTSVPSEEGTTSVPSEEGTTSVPSEEGTTSVPSEEGTTSVPSEEGTTSVPSEEGTTSVPSEEGTTSVPSEEGTTSVPSEEGTTSVPSEEGTTSVPSEEGTTSVPSEEGTTSVPSEEGTTSVPSEEGTTSVPSEEGTTSVPSEEGTTSVPSEEGTTSVPSEEGTTSVPSEEGTTSVPSEEGTTSVPSEERTTSVPSEEGTTSVPSEEGTTSVPSEEGTTSVPSEEGTTSVPSEEGTTSVETLHSDSVASFSCTVDPQLDLGVERQDSHNADPRILHSKDKSKVHILRPGDASSSSASKTLGKDLTTVLGELKAYISEGDDCLTLGSSVGKSQASDGPNAKPLEPVEDSARPCYDEEAYSTIAGWIREPPVTSLEVRFTPHAERELGEFLAPISAESRDRPRFRFLRGPKEAAAAIRGVLSADPRSVYRRSRCKDRLFFFTLDTADITCWFGQGFAEVLRVRLVAVGKELAS